In one window of Phyllopteryx taeniolatus isolate TA_2022b chromosome 23, UOR_Ptae_1.2, whole genome shotgun sequence DNA:
- the nhsl2 gene encoding NHS-like protein 2 isoform X5, whose translation MEDFEEQLCDGKPPGQTFRHPPSQNSDDASLGSPGNKRPDFIFLPASKQLYEDETASSVFGLRSLASPSPSSSPSPRESDCPPSGWSAGPPVAEKPRWHLGRRTAAPITASEGGGKFHGVDLLQHSVSPSPSPVEHFHQPRSLEPVTDTPHQNITLRKIYSNLETASPSDIILDQPGTMDHSGLLCSNTPSSTWNGPKGSTFSPEAWNEPYNYIAKKGPAVPPKQHSVIGHTGGGAQEGLMLVSNSQSVSFSTMSDTSGRQRYNVPGMERRSETEGATADGGRGGAGGVETGRGRGRGMSARSLAAANAFKFRERSLSTPTDSGSFCFTEIGTEQPDGTLSSTGNGNVTSSEHQWQHHNFLGLGENYALLYPRGSSEDSASTTDTISVSASDYTAEGRLCLRSRSISLKKSKRKPPPPVRSVSLMKNLDQAKGRIHHEGGLHRDGRPKSLHIPRDHFPDFQPDFLLPTSRSGELGQGGCAGPPDLEVHAPEREAEATFPSHWQLGEWKSNDPYRSLSGSSTATGTTVIECMKVKGSSESLLNSPATSRATSPSHLLTETDVKPASPFKPPGLMSPSSGYSSQSETPTPTVPLSQAAGAGGVGSSGTMGCKLRPKIPERKSSLPSPKDPVARSRLSFEMPGNAHLELSSIKPKQKASRRHSDTSTSAKPGKISPNSSQVLPMVTQNELKTIRLRSVSRGDLEDCPDGASDTIEEERQCRDFEDDASPPPTLPKPKPPVSVKPPLPKRPLNLRLKSQSSTPTLTLDSPPASPVDRRVPLGNIYKVMKKPKPKKAQSQSLSNPSVIQDYNSMSTPHATYNQCLFDLPPLPDPQPLLEDPMSEPEFDAGLQLGPEDGGSLPSPCSNQEALEFQDKSKTLPSRMTISCLAELSDKKKPKVPPPVPKKPNVLLLLTSSAHSSTNSGTDRQTTPTDSPVGLPSPGDPFPPENIPISPEMSTRDENHLGADALTESSLHSSQLDSSLAELEEKRAATGIEPDDGVASDKTVLHIVEETDEDFLASTPATHTTEDLFTIIHRSKRKVLGRKEPSDSFGSRQSLTSPVKQMNPTTGGGQRSSSRNENFMALLQKKGSKSSSVGTRVSAAELLKSTNPLARRAPELSGEGGEVQSGQGKVNDQ comes from the exons ACTTTGAGGAGCAGCTGTGCGACGGCAAGCCGCCAGGTCAGACGTTCCGCCATCCGCCCTCGCAGAACTCCGACGACGCCTCGCTCGGCTCCCCCGGCAACAAGCGGCCCGACTTCATCTTTCTG CCGGCGTCCAAGCAGCTCTACGAAGATGAGACCGCCAGCTCGGTCTTCGGACTGAGGTCCCTGGCCAGCCCGTCTCCCTCGTCTTCTCCGTCCCCCCGCGAGTCCGATTGCCCCCCGTCGGGCTGGAGCGCCGGACCGCCCGTCGCAGAGAAACCTCGCTGGCACCTTGGCAGACGCACGGCAGCTCCAATCACAGCAA GTGAAGGAGGAGGTAAATTCCATGGTGTGGACCTCCTGCAGCACTCTGTCTCCCCATCCCCCTCTCCAGTGGAGCACTTCCACCAGCCCCGCTCCCTGGAGCCTGTCACGGACACCCCTCACCAGAACATCACCCTGAGGAAGATATACTCCAACCTCGAGACCGCCTCGCCTTCAG ATATCATCCTGGACCAACCAGGAACCATGGACCACTCTGGCCTGCTTTGCTCCAACACTCCCTCCAGCACCTGGAACGGACCGAAAGGCTCCACCTTCTCTCCCGAGGCTTGGAACGAGCCTTACAATTATATTGCCAAGAAAGGCCCGGCAGTTCCGCCCAAACAACACAGTGTCATCGGTCACACGGGAGGTGGGGCTCAGGAAGGCCTGATGTTAGTGAGCAACTCGCAGTCTGTTTCCTTCTCTACCATGTCGGACACTTCTGGGAGACAGAGGTACAACGTGCCAGGGATGGAGAGGAGGAGTGAGACGGAGGGGGCCACGGCGGACGGCGGGAGAGGTGGGGCTGGTGGCGTTGAGACGGGGAGGGGCAGGGGCAGGGGGATGTCCGCGCGCTCCTTAGCTGCGGCGAATGCGTTCAAGTTCCGGGAACGTTCTCTCTCCACACCCACAGACTCTGGCTCCTTTTGCTTTACTGAGATTGGCACAGAGCAACCAGATGGGACTCTTTCATCCACAGGGAATGGGAATGTGACATCTTCAGAGCACCAGTGGCAGCATCATAACTTTTTGGGTCTCGGTGAGAATTACGCTCTCCTTTATCCCAGAGGGAGCTCAGAAGACAGTGCCAGTACCACCGACACAATCTCTGTTTCTGCGTCGGACTACACTGCTGAAGGACGCTTGTGCCTGCGCTCGCGGTCCATCTCGCTCAAGAAGTCCAAGCGCAAGCCACCGCCTCCAGTGAGGAGCGTCTCTCTCATGAAGAACCTCGACCAGGCTAAGGGAAGGATCCACCACGAGGGCGGTCTGCATCGGGATGGACGGCCAAAGAGCCTGCACATCCCCAGGGACCACTTCCCCGACTTTCAGCCCGATTTCCTTTTGCCCACCTCCAGATCAGGGGAGCTCGGCCAGGGAGGCTGCGCCGGACCTCCCGACCTGGAGGTCCATGCGCCAGAAAGGGAGGCAGAAGCAACTTTCCCCTCTCACTGGCAGCTGGGAGAGTGGAAGAGCAATGACCCCTACAG GTCTTTATCGGGCTCCAGCACTGCAACGGGTACGACTGTGATTGAATGTATGAAAGTCAAAGGCAGTTCAGAGTCGCTGCTCAACTCGCCCGCCACCTCCAGAGCCACGTCACCCTCGCACCTCCTTACGGAAACGGATGTCAAGCCCGCTTCGCCCTTCAAACCCCCTGGACTCATGTCTCCGTCAAGTGGCTATTCCAGTCAGTCGGAAACTCCCACCCCTACCGTGCCGCTCAGTCAGGCAGCAGGTGCGGGGGGAGTGGgctcatctgggacaatgggaTGTAAGTTGCGGCCAAAGATTCCCGAAAGAAAATCTTCGCTACCGTCGCCGAAGGATCCTGTTGCCAGGTCCAGATTATCCTTCGAGATGCCAGGGAATGCCCATCTGGAGCTGTCGTCAATCAAGCCAAAGCAAAAGGCCAGCAGGCGGCATTCGGACACGTCCACGTCCGCAAAACCTGGAAAAATTAGCCCCAACTCTTCGCAGGTCCTCCCGATGGTCACCCAGAACGAGCTGAAAACAATTCGGCTTCGTTCGGTCTCGCGAGGCGATCTCGAGGACTGCCCGGACGGTGCGTCGGACACCATCGAGGAAGAACGGCAGTGCAGAGACTTCGAAGATGACGCCAGCCCGCCTCCTACCCTACCTAAACCCAAGCCGCCCGTTTCTGTCAAACCCCCTCTTCCAAAACGGCCCCTTAACCTGCGTCTGAAGTCCCAGTCCTCCACGCCCACCCTCACCCTGGACTCGCCCCCAGCGTCGCCCGTGGACCGCCGCGTTCCCCTGGGCAACATTTACAAAGTCATGaagaaacccaaacccaaaaaagCTCAGTCACAAAGTCTTTCAAATCCATCCGTGATCCAAGATTATAATTCCATGTCCACCCCACACGCCACCTATAACCAGTGCCTCTTTGACCTCCCGCCCCTTCCAGACCCCCAGCCTCTCCTGGAGGATCCCATGTCAGAGCCGGAATTTGATGCCGGCCTTCAACTCGGGCCAGAGGACGGCGGCTCGCTCCCTTCTCCTTGCAGTAATCAGGAGGCCCTGGAATTCCAGGACAAGAGCAAGACCCTTCCTTCAAGAATGACAATCTCCTGTCTGGCAGAGCTCTCTGACAAAAAGAAACCCAAG GTTCCACCCCCAGTGCCCAAGAAACCAAACgtccttcttcttcttactTCCTCCGCCCACTCCTCAACAAACAGCGGGACAGACCGCCAGACCACACCGACCGACAGCCCGGTGGGCCTTCCGTCGCCCGGAGATCCTTTCCCCCCAGAAAACATTCCCATAAGTCCTGAAATGTCAACACGAGATGAGAATCACTTGGGAGCAGACGCTTTGACGGAGTCTTCACTTCACTCTTCCCAGCTGGATTCCTCCCTAGCGGAGCTGGAAGAGAAAAGGGCCGCCACGGGGATTGAGCCAG ATGATGGCGTGGCCAGTGACAAAACGGTGCTTCACATTGTGGAGGAAACGGATGAAGACTTCCTggccagcacgcctgcaacacACACCACCGAAGACCTGTTCACCATCATACACAG